The stretch of DNA ATTCGCTGCCGATTAGCACACAATGGTGGTGTTCCATTTGAAGGAAATCCAAACGGATGGCTACCGAAACACTTCTTTAATAAAGAGGAATGCGGCGGGGGTGCATTTATTGACTTAGGGGCGCACCCGATATATTTAACGAATCGCCTTGCAGGACCGGTAAAAGCTGTGACAGCAAGGTTACAAAAACAATTTGGTTATGAAATAGATGATAATTCCGTCGCAATTATTGAATATGAAAACGGTGCTTTAGGAACGATTGAAACCGGATTTCTTTCAGGACGAAGCCCTTTCCAGCTGGAACTTTATGGGACTGAGGGAGCTTTATTAATAGAGGATAATAAGATTCGCTTAAATTCTAAACAGGCAGGCGAGGGTTGGAATGTCCCTGAAAGCCTGCCAGAAGCACTTCCGATGCCGTTAGAACAATGGGTAAATTCGATTATTGATGAAACCGTTCCAACCATTTCGGAAACTGATGTTCAAGGGTTAACGTTAATCAATCAGGCTGCACTGCTATCGCAGAATCAAGGCCGAAGAGTAGAAATAGCTGAAATTATGAAAGATAAACAAAGAGTATGAATCGGAGGGAAAGAAAAATGGGGAAAACATTAAGAGTAGGGATTATCGGAGCGGGCGGCATCGCAAAGCATGCACATATTCCAAACTATTTAAAATGCGGAGAAAAAGTTGAGATAGTTGCAGTAAGCGATGTTGTAAAGGAAAAGGCTGATCAATTAGCAGCAGAATTCAATATTCCCCATGCTTTTACAAGTTTTGAAGAAATGTTTCAGACTCTAAATTTGGATGCGGTCAGTATTTGTACACCAAATAAATTCCATTATCATGCCACGATAGCCGCATTAAATGCAGGATGTCATGTTCTATGTGAAAAGCCGCCAGCTATGACAGCAAAAGAAGCAGAGGAAATGGCCATCGCTGCTGATAAGGCCGGAAAAATCCTAACTTATGGATTCCATTATCGTCATGCACCACAGGTAGAAGTTTTAAAGCGCTTTATCGACGCTGGCGAACTTGGTGATATTTATGCTGCACGTGTAACGGCAATGCGTCGCAGGGGAATTCCTGGATGGGGTGTATTCACAAACAAAGAACTTCAAGGCGGAGGACCTTTAATTGATATCGGGGTCCATATGTTGGATACTGCATTATATTTAATGGGTTATCCAGAACCGGATACTGTATTTGGAGTAACCTATCAAAAACTTGGTAACCGAAAAGGAGTAGGACTCATGGGAACATGGGATTGGGAAAATTTCTCGGTTGAAGATATGGCGCGAGGAATGATCACTTTCAAAAATGGGGCTTCCATTCTATTAGAGTCTGCATTTGCTGCTAACGTCGAGAAGGCTGATGAAATGAATGTGACGTTAATGGGGGACAATGGTGGAGCAGATGTATTCCCACTAAAGATTTATCAAGAAAAACATGAATCGTTAATTGATCTCACTCCAGCATATTTACCAAAGAGAGATTATCATGAACTAGAGCTTAGTAGATTTGTAGATGCGTGTTTAGATGGTACTTCACCATTAAGTACTGCCAAACAAGGCGTCTATCTCCAACAAATCATTAACGGACTATACCAATCAGCGGCCAAAGGTGAGGCTGTAAAATTAGGTGAACATGTACAAGTTTAATTAAAAAATAATAGAAATAAGGGGTGGCAGGTATTCTTTTAAGCCGCCTCTTATTTAATAATAGGGGGAAATTCCTTTGAGTAAAATTGGCTTACAATTATTTTCTGTGTGGAAGGATGCCGAAAAAGATTTTTTAGGAACGATTCAAAAAGTGGCTGAGCTTGGATACGAGGCAATACAATTTGCGGGCTTTTATGATACTCCAGCTGACAAGCTGCAAAATGTATTAAAAGAAAATGGAATCTCTGTTGCAGGGGCACATATAGGGATCGAGAAGCTTTTAGATGATGAATTAAAGAAGAGTATTGAATACAATATTGCAATTGATAATAACTTACTTATTTGTCCTGCGCTTCCAAAGGAAATGAGACAAACAGCTGATGATTATAAGAAATCAGCAGAGACACTGAATCAAATTGGCGAAACATGTAAAAAGGCAGGTTTTACTTTTGCCTATCATAACCATGCATTTGAATTTGAACAGTTTGGAAGTGAAACGGGATTTGATCTGCTATTGGGTCACACAAACCCAAATTTAGTAAAAATGGAATTAGATTGTTATTGGGCTAGCTTCGCGGAGCATGACCCTTTAGAAATCATTCAAAAATATAAAAATCGTGTCGTGTCCCTGCATATAAAAGATATGAAAATTGTTAATGGTAAAAAAACTGGGATTGAAGTAGGGAAAGGTCAACTTGATATTGCCTCGCTTGTTAGGATGGGGAATAAAGTTGGCGTTGAGTGGTTCACGGTTGAGCAGGAGGAATTTGAACGGGATCCTTATGAAAGTCTTTCCATTAATGTAGATACGCTTAAACAATTAATGTTGGAGACAAAAATTTGATGACTAATATTATTCCTAGACCGGAATATCCAAGACCTAATTTCAATCGAAATGAGTGGTTAAATCTTAACGGCCAATGGAACTTTGAATTCGATGATCACAATATTGGTTTAAGAGAAGAGTGGTATGTAAATCATGATTATCAACAAGAAATTATTGTTCCGTATGCTTTTCAATCGAAACTAAGCGGTATTCATACAAATGAGTTCCATGATGTTGTTTGGTATGAAAGAACATTTATGATTCCGGAAAAGTGGCAGGGGAAACAAATACATCTTCACTTTGGTGCCGTTGATTATCGTGCATCTGTCTGGGTCAATGGAAAGGTTGTCGCTTCTCATGAAGGAGGACATACTTCTTTTTTTACTGATATAACAGATACTTTAATGGACGGATTAAATAAAGTTGTCGTAAGGGTAGAAGATATATCAACTGAATTGGAGCAACCGCGTGGAAAACAATACTGGGAGAAGGAATCTAAAGGGATTTTTTATACCCGAACAACCGGCATTTGGCAAACGGTTTGGTTAGAGCCAGTAAATCACTCTTACATTGAGAGAGTAAAACTAACACCCAATATCGATACAGGTGAAGTAACGGTTGAATATCTTATTCAGAACCGATCAGAAAAACAAGAGCTAGAAATAGAAATCTATTCTCAAGATTTAGTTGTTGCAAAAGAGTCTCGTAAAGTAAATCTTGATCAACGCAAGAATAAACAAGTGGTTTTGTTGAAGGATTTCGAGAGCGGTAACGGTAAACTTTGGAGCCCGGAACAGCCATTTCTTTATACGATTAAACTCTGTTTAAAAGTAGACAATGAGATTGTTGATAAAGTTGAAAGCTATTTTGGGATGAGAAAAATTTCAATTAATAACGGAAAAATTGAATTAAACAATAAGCCTTATTATATGAAACTGGTTCTAGATCAAGGATATTATCCTGATAGTCTACTAACCGCCCCAACGGATGAAGCTATAAAGAGAGATATCGAATTAACAAAAGAAATGGGCTTTAACGGAGTGAGGAAACACCAAAAGGTCGAGGAGCCTCGTTTTCTTTATTGGGCAGATCACTTAGGAATTCTTGTCTGGGGTGAAATGGCTAACTGCCATACGTTTACCGATAAAGCCATAAAACGGATTTCGTCTGAATGGCAGGATGCAATAGAACGCGATTATAATCACCCTTCTATTGTTGCTTGGGTACCTATTAATGAAAGCTGGGGTGTTCCTCTATTAAAAAGGGATCCACGTCAAGCGAATCATTTAGTAAGTATGTACTATTTAACAAAATCATTGGACCAGTCTCGTCTAGTTATTTCAAATGACGGGTGGGAACACACCGTTTCAGATGTCTTAACTATTCATGACTATGAAGGTGAGAAGGAAGTTTTAAAAGAAAGATATTCCAGGCTAGAAAATACATTACAGTTTACACCTGCAGACCGCTTTTTATTTGTCCCTAGCTTTCATTATAAGGGTGAGCCCATTATGGTTTCGGAGTTTGGCGGTATTGCCTATCAGAAAAGTGAATGGCAAGGATGGGGCTATACATCTGCCTCAAATGATCAAGATTTTATCGAGCGATATTATCTTGTTGTTTCTAGTTTGCTGGAATCACCGCTCGTTCAAGGATTCTGTTATACCCAAATTACAGATGTCGAACAGGAAATTAATGGACTTTTAACCTATGACAGAAAGCCAAAGGTTGACCTTAGCATAATTCGTGAAATCAATGAAGGTAAAAAGTTTACGTTTACTGTGAAAGACTAACCCTGAATCCAGGAGTGTTTAAGTTATATTTTACAGTTTTTAAAGATACAAAAGGGGAGCTTTCAACAATCATTAATTAAATCGAACAAAAAGGCGTGAAACCGTTTAGTTTGGTTTCCGCCTTTTTATGGAGATTATCTAATTGAGTTTACTTATTATGTGCTAATATCTCATGACGATAATGCTAGAATATGCCTTAAATAGTCGAGTGAACGCTCCACATCCTCTGTCATAGTTCGAACAGGCTGGGTGCTTTGTGGATGCCATAGTTCGAGTGCCAGCCAGCCGTTATACTTTGCAGCTGCTGCGGAATTGAGCAAGGAGACGAAATTAATATCTCCTTCAAGTAAGTCCTCAGTTGGTACATGCCCACGTTGATTACGTAAATGGAAGGCAAAGACTCGATCCGGATAGTCAGTTACCCACTCAATGGGATTGCAGCCAGCAACATGTGCCCAGCCAGTATCTATACATAGTCCAACAAGCGGATCTGCATATTGGATGACCGATCTTAAGTCACCTCTGGCATTGTGATTGTCTGCCGCATGGTTATGCAGACAAACCTTTAAACCTAGGGAGGCAACAAGTTCGGATATACGAGATAGGTTTTCACCCTGCTGTTTGAAATGATCCTCCGACTTAGAAACTGGATTTTTCCAACTGATAGGGTCAGCATTTATTAGTAAATCGGTGCCGTCTGCTGCTGCCAAGCGTTCAGCAAATGGTAACACTGTTTGCACCACTCCAAGACCGTTGAATGGTATATGTAAAGGGAGACCGATATAAGAGGCCGATACGGCCAGCCCAAAGGAACGTGCCAATTTTAGTTTTTCAGTATCAGCATCAATCTCGACAGCGTCCAGACCTGCTTCTGCACAAGCGTGGAATAAATCTTCCCACTGAGGTTTTTTGCCATCCATTTTCCAGCGTTCTGTCCAGCCGTACATATTTGAAGAAAATCCTTTTATGTTCAAAGTGTTACTCCTTTCTGCACCATTTCTATCAGTTGTTTTTGTCCGGTTTCTGCAGTTGTATATATGGATGTTAGGCAACGAAAATTATTCAGTGCTTGTTGATTAACGTTAGCATGTGATTCAAGGCCTTTCACTTTTCGATAAAAGTGATGGAGTGGATTGTCGAAAATCGTGTACTCACTTCTCGGTCCTGTTTCTATCTGTTCCTCTATAATTTGACCGTGCTTATCGTAACGAAGGAAGACAGGCTGCCTAGAATCAAATGGTGTCCACCTAAGTGAACCAAGTGTACCCTCGATTTCTGCCCTTACATAACTTTCTCCGTGTGCACATGAAGCACGCTCGTAATGGACATGAATTGGATGGTTACCACTGCTGAAAGTCATGAAGGCGCCGACATGTGTTTCAACATCGAAGGGTGTATCCAAGGGATCAATTTCAGTTTGGGGCTTTGCCGTCCATGCAGTATGGATTTCAATGGAGTTTGGATTGAGTATGTCATTCAATGTGGCAAAGTCATAAGGTCCCCAATCCATTAATACACCTCCACCGCTTAGTTTTGAATCTAAAAACCAGCGGCTTGCAGGCTGATATTCGATTCCTGAACGGCTTCGTTCCCATTTGTTTACAAACGTAACATGATAGATTTCACCTAGTGATCCGGACTTGATTACTTTCTTTAATGCCTCCATGTGAGGCATGCCTATAAAACGTACACTGCAGCATCCCAATAATCGGTTATGCTTTTCTGCAAGCTGGACCATTTCTTGAGCTTGAGAACCATTCATCGCAAGTGGTTTTTCACAAAGGACATGGCGGCCAGACTCAATTGAAAGTCTCGTAGGATCAAAATGTGCCATCGGCGGCGTACTGATAATTACTATATCATCGTTCTGTGCTGTCTCGGAGTTCAGCATTTCTTCCACATTTGTAAAGCCAATTGTCTCAGGAAATTGGCTGCAAAATGCTTCTAGTGCAGCAGGATTTGTATCAGCAGCTCGCAATTCAATCGGTTCTGAAAGTTTTTTTGCCGCTTCCGCGTGTGTCCGACCAATTACGCCGGCGCCAATTATATAAAGTCTCAAATTATTCACCTCAGTTAAATATTTATGGTTTTACTCTACCATATCGAAAAAATTAAGTTCTCCTCCAATTAAGCTGATAACTTATCATTTTGTTCAAAGAAAAGATTGTTTAGGAGTTGTGAAAAATGTATGTAGAACACTTACGTTTACAGAGATCGTTTGCGTTTTGCCGTGTATGGGGGTCACATGAGGAGCATGATTTGCATGTCCATGATAGTTTAGAAATAGGGGTAGTTCTTAATAATGAGCTAGAATATAGGTTCAACGAACACACCTACCTCGGGAAGCCGGGGGATGTGTTTTTATGTCGTCCATTCGAGCCGCACTGGAGTTTTGCTCAGTCTGAACAACCGTTCGAATGCATTCTCATCCTGTTCACACCGTCTGCTGTACGGAATATCCCTAATGGAATTCAGCTTCTGAAGCCTTTCTATACTGCACAAGGAATTCAGCCCATTATCCCGTCTAACACCATTTTCGCAAGAGCAATAAGGCAGGCTGCTGTATCTGCGATGGAAGATCAAGAAAAGGAAGAAGATCTTTGGGTGACCCGTCAATATATGCATTTAATCAATATTTTACTACATGTAAATCAGTTTGCTAAAGAATCTCAGTCTGCTGATAATTTGGAATTACCATCTTCTGAAATTGTCGAAATTGTGGGGTACATGCTTGAAAATTATCAGAAGCCAATAAATATTGAAACATTATACTGGCAGGCAGAAATGGGGAGAACAATGTTTTTTAATGAGTTCCGCAGGTTGACTGGACTTAGTCCAAATGAATTTCTTAACTTCCTGCGCCTACAAAGCGCAATGGACCTCCTTCGTTCAACGAACAAGAGTATCATTGACCTTGCCTATGCAAGCGGATTTCAGTCCTTAAGTACCTTCAACAAACAATTTAAAAGGTTTACGGGGCGATCCCCTCGCGAGTACCGACAGATGGTGTAGCTATGTTTGACAACGGTACCCTTGTATCAAGTACAGTTACAATGAATGAAGCATTGGCAAAAACAGTTCTGTTGGGAAATCCTTTCGAGGATAATGGATCCTCTGCCTTTGCCTATTGCAAATAAAATTATTTCTCTATCAAAATACAACTAGGGCTCAGTCTGACTGGAAACTGAGCCTGATAATACACTTTTATTTATTCATTATTTATTAACATTTTTGTATTCAAATGTTCCTATAATATTTGGAAATTAACCAATCGTATACTTCGGTGTCACCTTATCAAAATGAGGATTTTCACCACTGACCATTAACCCCATTCCCCAATCAAAATGTGTATCCTCTACAGGGAAATCCGATGCATTACGATATTGAAATAAAACATTTCTGCGATTTCGTTCACTCTTGTTTACATCAGAACCATGAATCGTTAAATAATTGAAAAATAATACATCTCCAGGTTCAGCTAGACAAGGAGTTCCACTAGAAATAGGATATTCCTTGTGATTCAAATAGTGTCTCCCTACATGTGAAAGGACTCCTTGTTTGTGTGACTGAGGGATGACACGCAGACAGCCGTTTTCTTCATTGCTTTCGTCTAAGTGGACACTTGCTGCCAACATGCTGTGTTTTTCATGAGGAAAGTAAGGGTAATCTTGATGCATCGGGAAAGCAGCACCTTTTTCAGGTGGCTTGACTAGCATTTTTGAATGATGAAGTTGTACATTTGGCCCTATTAATTTTTTCAATATAGATACCATATTTGCATGAGCTAGCGCATTTAAGAAGACAGAGTCATGATAATGAACGTTATGAAATCCCTTCAAAACGAGTCTTCTTAGTTGTTCCTTTGGCAAATAATCACCGTCCCATGCGGCATTCTCATCCCTTTTTGCTTCAGCAGCTCGTCGAATGATATTGTCTATACTTTCTCGCATCGCTTCGACTTCTTGCAAATTAAACACGCCTTTAACTAATAAATACCCTTCTTCATTGTAAAATTCCACATCATCTTTTTGGATCATTTTTTCCTACCTCCCTAATTCTTAATAGATTAATCATTAAATCCTGCAAAATGACGCCCACCTGCAGAAGGACGTTCCTTCGCTTTGTCAGATTCACCAGCATTCTTATTTGCAATTTCACGGTTTTTAGCCATTTCTTCTACAGTTTTGACTTTGAGACGAGCAGCACCTATATTGTTCTTAGCTTGAATCAATTTTCCGGATGCGATTCTCTTTTTTGCTTGTTCGATTGCATTCCGATACTGTGGTAACCATTGTTCCTGTGCCACTAGCATCTCATCTACAAGCTGATCAATTTCTTTCAGATTACACACTGCTCCTACTAATGGATCCATCATCATCGCTTGACGTAAGAGATTATCGTCTCCATGAACTGCAGCTTCCACTGAAAGGTGTTGAACTGTGATACTAGCATTACAAACTGCCGCACAGCCTAGTGGCAACTCTCCTACAAGCGGAATACTAATACCATTTCGATCAACATATCCAGGTGCCTCGATAATGGTGTCATCTGGAAGATTCGAAATAATCCCATTGTTAACAACATTAAAGTGTCCTCGGTATACTCTTCCTGTTTCTAGGGCTTCTATTATATAGGATCCGTGTTCCTCACCACGATTTTCCTCTTTATATTTGCGAACAGGTTCTTTTATCCAGTTTGGAAAATCAATCTCAAACCAATTTCTACCTTCCCTACAAACTCTTAAATAACCACCAGTCTCACCATTTATCCAGCTTCCAAGATCAATCCAATCGTTAATTTCATCTGGACGCTTTCGATACCATGGGACATATTCACTCAAATGACCATTTGATTCAGTGCTGTAATAGCCAAAACGTCTAAGCATATCAATGCGTACCTTTTCCGTTTTACTAAACTCCGGGTGATTTTCAAATGCATGGAGAAGCTTGGCTGTCATATCTTCACCATTGTACTTTACTTGGATATACCAAGTTTGATGGTTGATACCAGCACAAATAATATCAACTTCATGTTTCTCCAGACCAAGCACTTCAGCTATTTGTCGGTGTCCCCCTTGCACACCATGACAAAGTCCAATCGTCTTCACACCACCATATTTATTACAAGCCCATGTAATCATTGCCATCGGATTCGCATAATTGAGTAACAAACATTCACGGTCTGCGACTTCACGAATATCTTTACAGATATTAAGCATTTCAGCTATTCCACGCTGTCCGTACATAATTCCACCAGCACAAAGTGTATCTCCTACACATTGGTCTATACCATATTTTAAGGGAATGTCGATATCATATTGAAATGCCTCTAATCCACCCACTCGTACCACCGAAAATATATATTTTGCATTTTTAAATGCTTCTCTGCGATTGACTGTCGATTGAATTTTTATATTTAGGTTGTTTTCATCAATATCTCTTTGACATAGCTTTGTAACCATATCCAAGTTTTTTGGGTTAATATCAGTAAATGCTACCTCTATATTATGGAATTCTGAGACAGACAAAATATCCCTTAATAACCCTCTTGTAAATCCAATACTACCTGCTCCTATAAAAGCAATCTTAAATGTCAATGAGTCACTCCCCTTTGCAGATATTGGTAAACTACCATTTTTATCTTACCAAGCACCACAGAGAAAGCGTTATCAATATTGTAACCTCCTAAATACATCGATGTTTAAAATACTAACTTGTGTAATTTTTCTTAAATGGAAATTATTTGTTTAGTGTATTTCGATAATCAATGGGAGTCTTACCGGTGTGCTTTTTAAAGAGCGTACTAAAATACTGACGGCTGTTTATACCCACGTATTCAGATATCTCAGTTATGGGTATTTCAGTGTGAGCAAGCAGCATTTTAGCTTTTTTGATACGCAAGGAAGTTAAGTATTCCATCAGCGTATTTCCCATTTCTGCCTTAAATATACGATGTAGGTAAACAGGATGTAGATTAACAACATTTGCAATATCCTTCACCTGAATTTCACAGTCATAATTCTGGTGAAGGAAAGATAGGATTTGTTTGATATATAAATTTACTTGATAAGAATTCTGATTTTCATATTCAATCGCTAATCTTCCAATTTTAATAAATAGTTGAGAAAATAGGAGATGAATCATCACCATATTCTCTAAACTTCGCTCGTCTAACTCAAGTACAAGACTTTTTAGTACATGGTAAATATCACTTGAATCTTTTAACACAATATAAGGATACGCTTTTGAAAGGAACTGAGACAGCATACCATTCGTTCTCACAATTTCTTTGAAAGATGGTGAAAATCCCTCATTCTCTTTGTTTGTAAAAAAAAACTCTAAATTTAACATTCTACAAGGATTCTCATTATCTACAACCAAACGATGCGCAATGTTTGAATCGAGTAAAATTAAATCTCCTTTTTTCATGGGTACTGTTTCGGTAGCGGTTTCGACAACACATTTTCCCTCAATCACATACATAATCTCGATTTCATTATGAGAATGATACGGCATTTCAAAACCCTTCCATTGTTTAAAATAATACGATATAACCTTTGGGTAATATTGATCATGCAGTAATTTACTATGATAAAGACTGTTTTCATCAAGCATTTTTACCTCCCCCGTACATGTAAATCGTACTTATAAACTTATGTATTATTCTCACCATTGATTGACAATGGACATTAGGACAGGTTCCATGTCCAATGGTCTTCATCAGACTAACTTTCACTATTCCCTTTACAAGCCTTATTCTCAATTGTAAGGCCTGTTCTAAAAAATTGGTACGACGATCTTTTATTTATATCGTCATTGTAAAAAATTAATCTTCACTTTTTCTTTATTCTTAATGCAGGTTCTAATCTAATAGGAAAACATAACAAATTTCTTGATTTCTCCCTTCATATTTTGGTTTCGAGCTCAGACTTTTGACATAAACATGATACATATTTATAGTTAATAACATATCATTTAACAATTAGGTGAATAGAATTACTAGAATTAAATAGTTGAAAATAACAATACAAAAAAATAAGGAGATTGATTATGGCACAGCGGAAAAAAAGTACTAAAAAAGGAACGAAACCATCATCATCATCAAAATTTGTTTTTTGGATCATTGGATTGATTGCTATAAGCATTGTTGGATTTATCTTTCTCGCAAATAATGATAAATCAGATGATACAGCTAAAGAAGACATTGATTATGCAAATCAACCCTTTCTAGGTGAGGAATCGGCACCTGTTTCAATTGTAGAATTTGGTGATTACAAGTGCCCGAATTGTAAAAACTTTGCAGACAATGTTGTTCCGTTAGTTGTAAAAGAATTTGTTGATACTGGAAAAGCTAAATTCTACTATTTCCATTACCCATTTATTAATGTCGATTCAAAACGAACAGCAAAATTTTCAGAAGCAGTGTATGCTCAACTAGGAAACGATAAATTTTGGGAGTTTCATGAACTTATTTATGATAAGCAGCCCGAAGATATTCGCTATGAAAAAATCGATGTTTTTACGGAAGAATTTTTAA from Neobacillus sp. CF12 encodes:
- a CDS encoding thioredoxin domain-containing protein; its protein translation is MAQRKKSTKKGTKPSSSSKFVFWIIGLIAISIVGFIFLANNDKSDDTAKEDIDYANQPFLGEESAPVSIVEFGDYKCPNCKNFADNVVPLVVKEFVDTGKAKFYYFHYPFINVDSKRTAKFSEAVYAQLGNDKFWEFHELIYDKQPEDIRYEKIDVFTEEFLTETLEEIASEEEVKKVVDYFDTKEPEDAWKSDEDLANELGVSGTPTIFVNGKRFDGETMDDLNKLVEDAAKEKGNE